Proteins from one Clostridium cellulovorans 743B genomic window:
- a CDS encoding O-acetylhomoserine aminocarboxypropyltransferase/cysteine synthase family protein, with the protein MSERELSFDTLQVHAGQVPDPTTGSRAVPIYQTTSYVFNNTEHAANLFALKEEGNIYTRMGNPTTDVLEKRIAALEGGVGALATASGTAAITYAVLNLANVGDEIVSASTLYGGTYTLFAATFPRFGIKVNFVNPDDPENFRSVINEKTKAVYIETIGNPGINLVDIEAVAKIAHENGVPLIVDNTFGTPYLIRPIEYGADIVVHSATKFIGGHGSSIGGLIVDSGKFDYAKSGRFPGFTEPDPAYHGIRYSQDIGTAAYILKARVQLLRDTGACISPFNSFLLLQGLETLSLRVQKHVENSRKIVKFLSDHPAVSWVNYPELEESKYNSLAKKYFPKGVGSIFTFGIKGGLEAGKKFIDNLEVFSLLANVADVRSLVIHPASTTHSQLSEEEQKLAGVTPDQIRVSVGIEDADDLIYYLDKALKIAVE; encoded by the coding sequence ATGAGTGAAAGAGAATTAAGTTTTGACACATTACAAGTTCATGCAGGTCAAGTGCCAGATCCTACAACTGGTTCAAGGGCAGTTCCAATTTATCAAACTACATCTTATGTATTTAACAATACAGAACATGCAGCAAATCTATTTGCTTTAAAAGAAGAAGGAAATATTTATACAAGAATGGGAAATCCTACAACAGATGTATTAGAAAAAAGAATAGCAGCTTTGGAAGGTGGAGTTGGAGCATTAGCTACAGCTTCAGGTACTGCAGCAATTACTTATGCAGTACTAAATCTTGCTAATGTTGGAGATGAAATAGTTTCAGCAAGTACTTTATATGGTGGTACATATACACTATTTGCTGCTACATTCCCTAGATTTGGGATCAAAGTTAATTTTGTAAATCCTGATGATCCAGAAAACTTTAGAAGTGTAATTAATGAAAAAACAAAGGCTGTTTACATAGAAACAATAGGTAACCCTGGAATAAACCTTGTTGACATAGAAGCAGTAGCTAAAATCGCTCATGAAAATGGAGTTCCATTAATTGTTGATAATACTTTTGGAACACCATATTTAATAAGACCAATAGAATATGGTGCGGATATCGTTGTTCATTCTGCAACAAAATTCATAGGCGGTCATGGTAGTTCTATCGGTGGTTTAATTGTAGATTCAGGAAAGTTTGATTATGCAAAGAGTGGAAGATTCCCTGGTTTTACAGAGCCAGATCCAGCTTACCATGGAATTAGATATTCACAAGATATTGGTACTGCAGCTTATATTTTAAAAGCTAGGGTTCAACTGCTTAGAGATACAGGTGCTTGCATAAGCCCATTTAACTCTTTCTTATTACTTCAAGGCTTAGAAACATTATCCCTAAGAGTACAAAAACATGTTGAAAATTCAAGAAAGATAGTTAAATTCTTAAGTGATCATCCAGCAGTAAGTTGGGTAAATTATCCAGAACTTGAGGAAAGTAAATACAACAGTCTAGCAAAGAAATACTTCCCTAAGGGTGTTGGATCTATATTCACTTTTGGAATAAAAGGTGGTTTAGAAGCAGGCAAGAAGTTCATTGATAACTTAGAAGTATTTTCATTGCTTGCAAATGTTGCAGATGTAAGATCGTTAGTAATTCATCCAGCAAGTACAACTCATTCTCAACTTTCAGAAGAAGAACAAAAATTGGCAGGGGTAACCCCAGACCAAATAAGAGTTTCAGTGGGAATTGAGGATGCAGATGACTTAATTTATTATTTAGATAAGGCTTTGAAAATAGCAGTTGAGTAA